A window of Hordeum vulgare subsp. vulgare chromosome 5H, MorexV3_pseudomolecules_assembly, whole genome shotgun sequence genomic DNA:
atatgtttttgatAGATCGATCGAGATGGAATGGAATCATCTCAATGTCCACCACGCCTTACCTGCCGGTGCTGGTCCACCCGGACGAGCCAGCAAAGAGAAGAGCTAGCAGGCTTGGGCAGTGATCTCGGGCGGCGGCGatcaccggccggaggtgtcggagGAGCAGTCGCAGTCGACGGCCTCCACCTCGCGCTTGTGGAAGCTGCGGTGGCAGCCGCACGCCGCGCAGAGGAGCGCCTCGGCGCCCGCGGGCGCCGACGCCATGAACTCGCGGCAGCCGTCCACGGCGTACCCGCCGATGCCGGCGGCGTGGTTGCGCTGGCACTCCTTGTAGTGCACCACCTTGCCGTCCTTCCTCTCGGGCGCCACCGCCGTGCCGTTGGCGAGCGCCTTGGACGCCGACCGGTCCTGCTGGGGCCCCATGGACGACGCCTTCTTGCCGGCCGGCGGCCGTACGTCGGGGCTGGGTGTGGCGTCTGAGATGGAAGGGAAGGGAGTGGGAAGGCTTTTGCTATCGCGCCCTTGGATGCTGCTACTTATATGGGCATGAGCACGAGAGGGGTGATGGTTTTCTCCATTTCTTTTCCGCGGCCACGCAAAAGCTTTGCGTGCGATTGCATTACAAGAAAAAGGAGTTCCGCAAGGTTACAAGAACGGGCACAGTGTTGTTAGTTTAGGATCATGCGCTCGGAGTCGGAGCACCTGGTTAATTTGGAGCGAGCATTCGGTCCACACGATGGTGTCTCGTGTGTGGTCTGGATTTATTTCATTTCTTGCTTACGTTGCCAGTTGGCGACATGATTCGTGTATCCATTTGTGGTGTTGATATTTTCATGTTTTCTTTTCATGTTGGTAAATTCTATGATGGACACACACATTGATGACATTTTGATCTTGACAAGTGCGTTGATCTCTCAAGTTAGAATGACAGAAGATGGATGTGACGTATTTTAGAGTtgtgagggtatgcttgaacggttGGTGATCTCGGCCCACCGTGCTGCAGCTTGATGAGACCATTGAATTCGAAAATGTGTGTTGATACAAGGTCAGAGCACATCATTAAACTTATAGGGGTAAAGACAAAGATCGCGAGAAAGATAGATTGGGGTGATGCATGTATGTTTTGTCACACTCTattgaataatttaataaaaacaaATTTATGCGTCAATTGATGTGACGGTAAGGAACGATTCtacttttcaaaaacagaatgccAAATAATAGTAATTAAAAAGAGTAAACAAATATAGACAAAGGGCAATACTATCATGTGAAAGCTTGCACAAAATCTAACCAGCTGCTCTAGCACTTGATTGGGCCCCGTCTTACGTCATGAAAAGTCTTATTATGATTGGATACAATTAACTTGACATAAGAATAGGATGTGACTCATTGCATTCACTACATCTGCATACTTTATAATCAACTTTATGTATTGTGTGTTTACACGTTCAAAGATCCTAATGAATAAtaacaagaaaaaataaaaatcaaagattCATCTAAAGTTAATTTTTTCATGTGGTATCTTTAGTGGGGAGTTATGCTAACTAAAGACAAACTGGTTCATTGAAATTGGCAAGGAAGCAATAAGTGTAGACTTTGTACTCACGACAAAAACATCAAACACCTTTTTTCATTGCAAATTGACACGTTCTACATGATCAATCATGCAAATAACGTCCAATTTAAATTCTTCCACAAATGTTTCCAATACTTTTGTCATTGGTTAGAGGTATTTCACATAAATCCAGAATGCTAATAAGGGTGAGACATATCTCTTATTATATTCGGGTTGGTTATATCAAAATGATTTATTTTTAGTACCAAAAACTCTTCTACTTTCCAGGTTAAATTTCGTTATATGCACTCGATTCATACGTGCGCTACACTACACTGAATGGAGTATCAACCGCTATTTAAGGCGGTGGTGTGTGTGCGACTGGAGCGAGTAGTCAAGAAGGATTTGACTCAACATGGATGACAACATACTCTCTCAATCGGGCCATCGCCTCTTTTGACATAGGCATAGTGTGGGTGTCATATGAGCCTAATGTTGCGGATGTCTTTTTTCGTCGGAATGTTGGTGTATGGTTGTGTACATCTTAGTTATGCACACGTCAGGTTTTGTCATTATGATTTTTCCGTTTGATGCACATTTCAAGTTAATAAATGCATTATTTATCAAAACCCAATCCATAGACGACAAGATTGCGATTTCATCCAATTTCtatataaaaaaatgttcatgaagtaTGCATACACCAACAAAATAGGCCAATATCATTTAGCTTTGGTATGCTTCTTTGTGAAGAGTGGAAGCTCCATATTAATGAGACACCAATAGTAAGAAAACTATAAAAGAAGCGCAACTATATCCTTCACCTTCCCTTATAATCCGTTAACCTTAAATAATTTCCTTAGCAAAGTAACTCCATTTAATCATTATTCTATAGCTTTAGTGCCTCAAAAAATTGCTTTTCCTTTCTCAAAACACACACCTTAAACCTATTTTTTGCTCTACAAAGACGCACTCTCAGTAAAACTTTAACCAACCTTCTTTCCCTTATTCATGGTGTTGCCGCCTCGATTGGTCGGCCACGAGCTATAAAACCGCGTCGGTACGCCCAAAACCCTACACACGTCCCCGATGACCCTTTGATATCCGGATTGGATAATCTTATCACCAAGAAGTGACCATAGGTATTGAACCAACAAGGATGTGCATTACGCCGACGAATCAAACAAGTTATATTTTCACCATGAATTATTGTTTTTACCGAGCCTTTTAGAGCTTTTTGGATGTAAACAATGATATAGAAATACACATGAGTATGATGTATTACTTTCACAACCTTGTACTTGTGCGTGGGATATCATCTTGACAATAAACATAGTCCTGAAAGACACCCATTATGATGTGCTCAAAATGCGATGAAGTGGGGATGTGTCCAAAGTACGTCACAACAAGCATCGAGAGTTAGTTGTCTAACCGATGGCCCTTACCGTCGCATGGAGTTACCTCGATTATGAAGAATTATTCTAGACAAAAGCATTTGCCGTTTAATAGCTAAACATCATTTGTCTCTAAGTTATTGCTTTTCGCTACCGCACTAATCCTTTCTGCCACTCACGTTCAGAATAGCAGTCCACACATCGTCGGTTCTTATTCCTTAGTCGATCTACGGTATCCTAGCTATCTAGATAGACTTAGAATGAAAAGAAGGGAAAAGACAACTCTGTTGCGAAACATACATACAAATAATGTCAACCAAGAAAAGTCATTACAATGATCCCGTGCACAAATACATAGGGTTGCAAGGCTTGCTTCAACGCAATGCCTACTCACACATTGTGATATGTTCATAAGGAGTATCAttgaagatgacataaagatgaaAGGTTAATTTCTAATTTATCTTACAATAGTTGGAGATTGTGATGCACTAATTAAAAGCATGACTGACTAGGAGAGAACGATTGTGATGTTGAATGGAGTGAGGGCTATGTGACGACATCTAGTGTTTGTGCATGACTTCTGGTTCTCCGTTTCTTCGATGGGAGGCTCTCTGTTGCGAATAAGACCGATCTCCTTTTATGAAGTTTGTGGTGGACGCCAAGGTGTCCCGAGCGTGTGGCACGACCGCGAGTACGGGTGCATGTGGTTGTACCCTCCACCGTCTTCTTATCTATTTCCCTCATGGCGACTCCATTTGGCTTGGCTTGGATTCCAAACTTGTTGTTTCTTCCTAGTGATGATTTACTTACATGTTTGAGACCATTACATGTGGAAACACGCTAAAAATAGGTTTCACAGTTTCTTGCATTCATTAATCATCAGTGGGAGTATCAGAGTGATTCTCTTGGATATTTCAGGATTACCCGGTTTAAGCAATGGTGGAATGAGTGCAAAGATATCACTCATCAACCTCCCCGATCTTAAGGAACAAAAAACTTTGTTAGTAGAGTTACTCGTACCCCAAGCTTGATACTCctcaaacaagaaacaaaaaacgATGTAAGGAACTTAGATATAAAGTTAAATAATGGGAAGGTTTTTGTTCGCTTATGATCGATACACCTAGAGCCATGTGCTTCCTTCACGTGAAAACTTTGTATAATTGTAGCGACGGCATGGTTATTATGCAATGTAGTTAAGCAAAGATAATCAACACAAAACACTTGTTAGTCTATACAAGATAAGAAAGTAGCTTCTATTCTATTTCTTCTAGATTACACTTCTTTGTCGGGAATACTTTGGGGGATCCTTTTCTTTTTGCAATGAAAACATATATTGTGGGACTGAAAGGTATGCAAATGACAATGTTATACTAGAGTTACTCTCTAACACACACGAGTATCGCCTCACAAAGCCTAACAAGCACTTCCTTCAATTATTGCTTGCTGAAAACTTTTGTTATCGAGTGACGGGATTATGCCAAATAAATGATACACACAAATCAGAGTTTTGCTTGTCGCTTAAAAGTCAAATAATATTTTTCATAGTGTTGCTACTAAAAACGCTAACCAGCGCCAAAATTTGAGCTGAACTATGGTAGATCATTCATTGGTATTTGGAGTCATCGGCATAAAATCAGGAGTGGTAACAAAGTCACATTCACGCGCACTCAACAACATATATTTTTGGTCCATGGAACACATATAAATCAATATATCATGTATTGCAAAAGAAAAATTGGCATAATGTCGATCACCTTTCAACTGGGTTTCTCGAGATAACTTTATCCATAATTAACATCAAGTCTACAACCTAAACACAATGGGGTTGAGTATCTCTAATATCACCTTATGAACAATTTCTTTGCAACATTCAAGCCATTCTAGAGACTTTATCTTATACATGGTTATTCTTTGTTATCATCACATTTCATTTAAAAACTAGTCCCACAACAAATCTATGTTATCTAGATTAAACGGAATAAAGGCTACTTAATTACTTTATCTACAAGAACAAATCATTTGTTTTAATTTTCCAGACCTACTCCCATTTGAATAGACCACACATGCTACTACTACAACTATTGTAAGCATTTCAAGTTCAAAAGGTGGGAGTCGTAGGACTTACCTCATGTTCAAGAATGTTTCACGCTTCTCTTCCACACGTGTGTTGCTCATCACTCATCGTAGATCAACTCTAATGCGGAAAATATTAGCAAGCGAATGCAAACTGAAATCTGGTGCAAATAAAAGAGCAAAGCGATGAAAGACCTTATTATATTTTGGTATTTTGTGTTTTTGAAATCTAACATGCAAAATATGCATATTGcgaaaaaataaatgaaaaacaATTCAAATAAAAAAGCCTTGGAATATACCAATACAAGTGTTTGAAGTTCTCAACAAGGTGAAGTATAATCTCGTTATAACTTATTAAAATAAATACCACCACATATTGATGTAGACATGGAAGTAACCTCCCCAAGATTTAGCCTTTGCAAGCTTAAATCAGAGAGATCATTGTGGCGGAGGATAGTAGCCCGGAGCCTACGACTAGCTCCAGTTGGAGAAGTGGGATGATATGTACTTGGTATTGTCTCAGAGGGAGTTATCGAGGTTGCTCATGTTGTccatgaagacttataggttgtaGACCTCATTATATGTGGTGTAGGGCATATACCATTGTACATCATACTATggtttctcctcctcatcctttgtCAAGAATTCTTGTTCATCCACCTCATCCGGTTTGGGGGCCTCTTGGTTGGACGCttctgaaagcacaatttctccctatggtggttttggtaattaatcaaaacatatgcatcattggaataatgagtttttccaagtatatttcagaaaagttcaaaagatgctttggctataggattgagtggatATGCTCCCTGATGAAGGAATGAAtaagattggctaaagcttcaagcaagaagactcttcattttacacgttgtgagaaatcacatttgagtccataggaaagccaaaacTATTAAAAGGGGACGAGGTGTTATGAtggattggttgctcaagtgcttggaGTTAGTCACCAAAAAATACACaaccactcttccacaaaatatatctatcctaatccaaatatccaaaatcggtgccaccaatatttctactcggccctaccgattccaAACTTAGTCAGATCCTAGCCAAACCCTACcacttcggtgcaaccgaaactggatcggtgctaccgagttcacgtgaccaactttctgttgcttgtgtacacaaaatcggaattttcgagtaTGAGTATGAGTGTCACTGAGTTGTGCCATCTGACCGTTattcacctttttggtgccaccgtgttgtgtatatcggtttcaCGGAAATTCAAAGTTAATGCCTTTTGAGCAAGTCGAtaccatcgagtttgtaacttcCGTGTCACTGAGTTGGTCAATCATgacgtaatggttggattttgtgtgctgcctatatatacccctccacctacctctcattcacagaggaagcacttagaacacacacttcattgccagattcattttttatgagagagagccacctactcatgtgttgagatcaagatattccattccaaccatttgaaccttgatttctagcctccccaattttctttccacaagatcaatctctcctacccatgccaaatctgagagagagtggttgagtgttgaggagactatatttagaagcacaagagcaaggagttcatcgttttaccacatctattaccttttggaggatggtgcctcctagattggtttggtgtcacttgggaggttcctacttcatgttgtggagttgaaccaagatgtttgtaagggcaaggagatcgcctactttgtgaagatctaccgtgagtaaggctagtcctgtgtggacggaagccgtggtggaatagacaaggctgcttcttcgtggaccccttgtggatggagccctccgtggactctcgcagctgttaccctcgattggttgaagtctccactaacacgaatgtacgatagcgccacctatggaagcatgccaaaaatcatcgtgtcagccTCATGCGTTTGATAACCCTACCGttccttactttacacttgcatgttttactttctgctggtatatactcttagatgtgcatgtgtagggtgctcttgaatagtcataattgctaaaactggcccacactaaaaattgggaaaaggctaaattttatcttgtcaagtagtctaatcaccccctctagacataattttgatcctacaagtggtatcagagctttggtttccattgcattggtttcacaacctaggagagtatggagtctagtgagggaagttagcaccgtagaggtccatacttcaatgtcactaattttgctagttggaagcataagatgaaaatgcatcttCTTGGTTATAATCCTGCCATATGGGgcattgttcgtgttggtgtgcaaggtgatttcttcggagaagggcgaGAACCGTATCGTGATGCGACatcggaagaattgaagatgttgcaattcaatgaACAAGCATGTGACATCATATTCAACTggctatgccccgaagaattcaacaaaattagcctccttgagaatgcaaaggaaatttgggatactttgattgaaatGCACAAAGGTatggattctgtcagagaatctaagttggatgtgcttcaaagtcagcttgacaagttcaagatgaaggatggtgaaggagtcgctgaaatgtactctgtgctagctctcatcacaaatgagattgtcggcttaggaagcgaagagatgaccgagaaattcatcatcaagaagatacttagagctttggatggaagatataacaccgtgtgcacattaatccaaatgatgcccaactacaaagatctcaagcctactaaagtcattggaaggattgttgctcgtgAAATGTCTCTCagagacaaagatgagttgcactacAAGTGAAGCGGTTCTTACAAAGCTTTAGTCAATTCTCccactacttcaagtgacaaccttctTACCATTGAAGaggtaagcctcatggtcagaaaattcaacaagttctacaagagtagaagcaaagaaagaagctcaacctcaagacatgatgagaagcgtttgtCCAGTCGTGaacgaaactgctacaactatggGAAGCTTGGACACTACtctaatgagtgctcggctccctacaaacgaagagaagagtcacctcgaagacaaagctgaagagatgagtcacctcgtagagagagaaggagtagagaagatcattatgaacgaagacactcctggAGAGGCAAGGAATTTGAGAAGAAGGACAAACACACCAAGAGCAGatctagaagaagacatcaagctcatgttggtgatggctccgagtctgacaaccaatccgagagaagctaccactcgaaCTCTTAATATAGTCAAGGTGAAGGTGTTGCTGGCAtaacacttgtttcctccaactcctacgacatacttgattcaccaaatgaagggattggaaactgcttcatggcaaaagcccccaaggtatcacaccccgagtattttgactttgatagtgatgaggatgacttgttaggagaagatgacttgcttcttgataagactagtgataatgctgaaaatgaacttgctaattgccatgctagtcaagagaaatcgaatgatgatgataagagagaaattgaacgactaactaaagaattaaacactcttaagttaggtcatgaaactactctagaagaccatagagagcttgcaagaactcatgagaagctacgcttcgggaagctaaatttagagcaagaggtgttcctaaaagcaatcaatgatgatctttgaaagaagagttcctcttatctagccgaacgattactcttgtctacttttgttccacaagttaaagctaagaacactagtaacaaaggcaagaaagtttcttcttctagtaacaacaatgctaaatctaaatcaaatgatgttttgctagtagctctcttgattccactaatgaatctcttagccaagttacacttgagcaagaaaacgatttattgaaagggattatagagataggtgtcttcaagagtcttgccggaagtaagaaatttgaggaaattgtgcgcaagcaaggaggacatcggaagaagtaaggtgttggctacttcaacgtcaacggatatgtttgggaagaaggtccatatcccattcccaagttttttcctcaagaggagaagtatgatcctactcatcccaagggaacaagctcacaagatggccttataccacaagaccacaagggaaaggggaagcttcaagaggacattgactcatttgaagaagagccCCTAGCCAAGGTTGAGtgcattcccaaggacacttctagtactacctcatctagtgctaccacaactccaaggattcccatcaaagtgatgtgggtccccaagaggaagaactagagagttcttgaggggtgactccgccaatgaaattcactcttattcattttggcaagaactatatgcaatcaactccaatcaTATgcgttagttcaaggagtcacacattccctcaaagttaagaaagggacaaggtaattaatgcatctttggacatcatctcacatgcacttcattccatgtccatatatattcttgcatatgttccttgtgctttgggactaacccatgtcggcgagaagagtaagaaacaacaaggattgctcccaactcaagatgatcttcatcaacaatgagcatccaccaccactacacctacttgaagtcttctacgacaaaaccaaggtttgtttatccctcttaggggggatgtcacatcaagggggagctttactctaagacttgagtataagcatctcctaaagatgtgaacacaataatgctttatgtaaaagtgataaccccacttgtgcttaaacgatgagtatgacctatgttcaagtattcttacttgaatcctaagtcaatatactcgtatatagatgacttcctcgtcgtccaagtgcttgatagatgctaggatgtttgtgcatgttcatcatgattataTTTGATATcttgttgtgtgagcatgttggtctgcatatatTTTTTTATTCGAGGAAatccaattgttgctatttggcttttgatttatcttttgccaattggatagacaagaatgcctaggaaccttctctatctatctatgatttctcgtctcaagttatattcatgcttcatcatgaaacttgaacaagcacttctcgatccctctgtgtgaaggagcacccGGAGTTCCATATCGACAAAGGCTAcactccaaaacctctttgtgaatctcggtgtaACCAACCCCACAATATCAGTTCCATCGAATTCCAAAGTTGATCTTGGTTTTCAATCTCGGTATCACCGAAACCACTATCTCGCCTTCATCAAGTTTCCATGCCAACTGACAACACGGAAACTCGGTGGCACAGAAATCTTAGTCTCAGTGACACCGATAATGACGGGTATATATTCTCGCGGATCCGATGTTTTGAAATTACTCCTCAAACATTTTGTCCCCAACCCTAAGCTACCGCCACAAGGACCCCTGGTCATCGCCTTTGCATCCATGAGCGCCTCCGTCGATGGAATCCTCACCACCGTCATCGTCTAGCGGGTTCATCAATGAATTAGGGTATGAATTCGAACCCTCTTGCACTCCTTAATCTGAATCTCGCGCATTAGGTTCTTTCCAATCCACAATACGCAGTTTGAAACCTTCCAATTCCACAAGAAAACTCCATAGATTAGAGAATGAAGGAATCTTGGATCTGATTTCCTGCAGTAtgcatctcggtgataccgagttggAAAAATCGGTTCCACCTATTTATGTTTTAGGGTTTCTGAGAATCGCTTCAGTGAGACCGAGTAGCTCTTTTCGGTTACACCGATAAGACTGCCCAAGTTTCTGTTTAACAAGTGGTCAGTTTCGGTGACTCCAAAAAACTCAAACCGGTGCTGTCGACATTCATTCTCTAGTAGATCACACCAAAAGTTTCTGAAatcaaattttgaaaaaatcTGTCTTTTGAACTGGTCAACCCTTCTGCTActctatatctatttcacaggGTTGCTTGTGTGCTGATTTGCCGGTCTGCTTCGCTGCTTGGTCTGCAAGATGTCACGATGTGATGAtagttcatacgtctccaacgtatctataatttttgatgcttccatgctattatcttgtcacctttggatgttttatatgcatgaatatgctattttatatcttttttgggactaacctattaactcagtgccaagtgctagtttctgtttttttcgtgtttttgacctttttcagagaagaatattaaacggagaccaaacggaataaaacctgcggggtgattttttccataatagaagatacgtacgggacttgagaaccaaggcaggagacctcgggggaggtcacaagccccctagccacggccgggggggggggggggcgcctggaaAGCTTGTGGGCCCaaggtggctcctttgccctacctctttcacctatataatctctaaaatcctgaaaccaaagaagagagccacaaaaatacttttccaccgccgcaagcttctttctccgcaagatcccatctcgggaccgttctggtgccctgccagaggcggattcggacacggagggcttcttcatcaacaccattgcctcttcgatgatgcgtgagtagttcaccatagtgttgggggaacgtcgc
This region includes:
- the LOC123395651 gene encoding mini zinc finger protein 1-like, producing MGPQQDRSASKALANGTAVAPERKDGKVVHYKECQRNHAAGIGGYAVDGCREFMASAPAGAEALLCAACGCHRSFHKREVEAVDCDCSSDTSGR